One part of the Rutidosis leptorrhynchoides isolate AG116_Rl617_1_P2 chromosome 1, CSIRO_AGI_Rlap_v1, whole genome shotgun sequence genome encodes these proteins:
- the LOC139854382 gene encoding putative F-box protein At4g38870 has translation MYAYKLVLCTGGDELPVDNIYNILSRMPLKSLAHFQCVSKVWCNYITDPYLEIIMHNAKRAAMNDDPTMLIMYQLDLYPYAYASASSSASLTMLVTKEEEKSATTHDEAVITTKNPPTPYMKFVCKDWGSRFFLEGDIILGSCKGLIFSSQDHHPDNVDDGTTVLFVINPLKKFCYKLPPIKIWSCTSPCDEREACGLGYDDSTNTYKMVCVVLRNQDKIRSYIDDAEVVKEDLCTIVHVLGGTEDSSSWREIPVVPAYPISGEAVFVFANGCLHWLVSDLLKYWPSNAPKKVICFDMMKEKFGLIEPPNTRIRRGREHLVDLDGQVGLVYDDFRTSSCIEVWLLLNQNQYNNKTTKCWSWVLHCRFDRKPLLPPKMFIKVIGYWNKDADDLLITDHSRGHLFVYRLKHGVFHEANFIYQSDADRTDIQLYQPTFSSILRRSINNRWSLLY, from the coding sequence ATGTATGCTTACAAACTTGTACTATGTACAGGTGGTGATGAGTTGCCGGTTGACAACATATACAACATACTGTCTAGAATGCCTCTAAAATCTTTGGCTCATTTTCAATGTGTAAGCAAGGTATGGTGCAACTATATTACCGATCCGTACCTTGAAATCATCATGCATAATGCCAAACGAGCTGCTATGAATGATGATCCCACGATGCTCATCATGTACCAGTTAGATCTATATCCGTATGCATATGCATCTGCATCTTCATCTGCATCACTCACTATGCTGGTaactaaagaagaagaaaaatctgcAACTACTCATGATGAGGCGGTGATCACAACAAAGAATCCACCAACACCGTATATGAAATTTGTCTGTAAAGACTGGGGTAGTAGATTTTTTTTAGAAGGAGACATAATTCTAGGATCCTGCAAGGGTCTGATATTTTCATCACAAGACCACCACCCTGACAACGTTGACGACGGCACCACCGTTTTATTTGTGATCAATCCTTTAAAGAAATTCTGTTATAAGTTGCCACCCATCAAGATTTGGTCATGTACATCACCGTGTGATGAACGTGAGGCATGCGGGCTTGGTTATGATGATTCTACCAATACTTACAAAATGGTGTGTGTTGTGCTTCGAAATCAAGACAAGATTAGGTCGTATATTGACGATGCTGAAGTGGTGAAGGAGGATTTATGCACCATCGTACATGTATTGGGTGGCACGGAGGACTCATCATCATGGCGGGAGATACCCGTAGTTCCAGCGTATCCCATAAGTGGTGAAGCTGTATTTGTATTTGCTAATGGATGTTTGCACTGGTTGGTTAGTGATCTTCTTAAATATTGGCCGTCTAATGCACCAAAGAAAGTAATATGTTTTGACATGATGAAAGAGAAATTTGGGTTGATAGAACCTCCTAATACACGTATTCGTAGAGGTAGGGAGCATTTGGTTGATCTAGATGGTCAAGTTGGACTTGTGTATGATGATTTCAGGACGTCCTCCTGCATAGAGGTGTGGTTACTACTGAATCAGAATCAGTATAATAATAAAACAACAAAATGTTGGAGTTGGGTCCTCCATTGCCGGTTCGATAGAAAACCGCTTCTTCCTCCTAAGATGTTTATAAAGGTTATAGGATACTGGAACAAGGATGCAGACGACTTATTAATAACAGACCATTCTCGGGGACACTTGTTTGTTTACCGCTTAAAACATGGCGTTTTTCATGAAGCCAACTTTATTTATCAGAGTGATGCAGATAGAACAGATATTCAACTGTATCAACCTACATTTTCTTCCATCCTCCGTCGTTCAATCAACAACAGATGGTCGCTTCTCTACTAA